Proteins found in one Epinephelus fuscoguttatus linkage group LG4, E.fuscoguttatus.final_Chr_v1 genomic segment:
- the LOC125887332 gene encoding protein inscuteable homolog — protein sequence MASDRMATPQSSSRQSSSLSSSPTSTRMQSLQVDSVQRWMEDLRHMTEVECMCVLQAKPIGVEEDAQQGELIVASGVGAGDHVARNNLQTLLRRALVVSTELGKMFQRLEKGRWQRVHSTAVRANCHVRSLVHEYSAARSTPPEMQKYEKSLLDKCMELTNITERCLHTDDEFFLKSMREAIHEILTDVSDSFSNMIDMALANEIRVLIKQIESSDSVHTIGSAISNLLSLTQDGPQLCSIIAKEGAVVALFKICRQDRFRELYAHALRTVASICCVEEGINQLDKVDGILCLADILTDESSVEAARAEAAAVVAQITSPHHTSTQHLASFLESMHDIVTALIKLCESASCGEVFLLASAALANITFFDSMACEILLQLNAIHILLQACRDRQRVDTPYSKDQVVTILANLSVLEQCASEVLQDQGIERLLLLLGEKPSSSSPSEGAACERVQQKAAVTLARLSRDPDVAQTAIQLKAVPRLIELCRSPTERNNSDSVLVACLAALRRLAAGCPDSIEAADHQQLIKPRLVDSFLLCSNMEESFV from the exons TACCCGCATGCAGTCTCTCCAGGTGGACTCGGTCCAGCGCTGGATGGAGGACCTCCGCCACATGACAGAGGTGGAGTGTATGTGCGTCCTCCAGGCCAAACCCATCGGGGTGGAGGAGGACGCCCAGCAGGGCGAGCTGATCGTGGCCTCTGGGGTCGGAGCGGGGGACCACGTGGCCAGAAACAACCTGCAGACGCTGCTCCGCCGAGCGCTGGTGGTCAGCACGGAGCTCGGCAAGATGTTCCAGCGTCTGGAGAAAGGACGCTGGCAGAGGGTCCACAGCACTGCCGTCAGGGCCAACTGCCACGTGCGTTCACTGGTGCACGAGTACAGCGCCGCCCGGAGCACGCCGCCTGAGATGCAGAAG TATGAGAAGTCTCTGCTGGACAAATGTATGGAGCTGACCAACATCACAGAAAG GTGTCTCCACACTGATGACGAGTTCTTCCTGAAGTCCATGAGGGAGGCCATCCATGAGATCCTCACTGACGTCAGTGATTCCTTCAGTAACATGATCGACATGGCTCTGGCCAATGAGATCAGG gtcctcATCAAACAGATCGAGTCCTCCGACAGCGTTCACACCATCGGCAGCGCCATCAGTAACCTGCTGTCCCTCACACAGGACGGACCTCAGCTCTGCAGCATCATCGCCAAG GAAGGAGCTGTGGTGGCCTTGTTCAAGATCTGCAGGCAGGACCGCTTCAGAGAGCTGTACGCTCACGCTCTGAGGACCGTCGCCTCTATCTGCTGCGTGGAGGAGGGCATCAACCAGCTGGACAAG GTGGATGGGATCCTGTGTCTGGCGGACATCTTGACCGATGAGAGCAGCGTGGAAGCAGCCAGGGCGGAGGCAGCAGCGGTCGTGGCCCAGATCACCTCGCCTCACCACACGTCCACCCAGCACCTCGCCAGCTTCCTGGAGAGCATGCACGACATTGTGACCGCGCTCATCA AGCTGTGTGAGAGCGCCTCCTGTGGTGAAGTCTTCCTCCTGGCGTCTGCAGCGTTGGCCAACATCACCTTCTTTGACAGCATGGCCTGTGAGATCCTGCTGCAGCTCAACGCCATCCACATCCTGCTGCAGGCCTGCAGAGACCGCCAGAGAGTCGACACGCCGTACTCCAAAGACCAG GTGGTGACCATCTTGGCGAACctgtcagtgttggagcagtgTGCCTCTGAAGTCCTGCAGGACCAAG GGATCGAgcgcctgctgctgctgctgggagaaAAGCCGTCCTCCTCCAGTCCATCGGAGGGCGCCGCCTGCGAGCGCGTTCAGCAGAAAGCTGCAGTGACTTTGGCCCGTCTGAGCAGAGACCCTGATGTGGCTCAAACTGCCATCCAGCTCAAAG CTGTTCCTCGTCTGATTGAACTGTGTCGCTCCCCCACTGAGAGGAATAACAGTGACTCTGTGCTGGTCGCCTGCCTG gctgCCCTGAGGAGGCTGGCAGCGGGGTGTCCAGACAGCATCGAGGCAGCCGACCACCAGCAGCTGATCAAACCGCGGCTGGTCGACTCCTTCCTGCTGTGCTCCAACATGGAGGAGAGCTTTGTATGA